From Sceloporus undulatus isolate JIND9_A2432 ecotype Alabama chromosome 6, SceUnd_v1.1, whole genome shotgun sequence, one genomic window encodes:
- the SPN gene encoding leukosialin, translated as MKTSRSLLHGYNKSFGLIILFTMGTVWGTDMPTVKPVTTVHLLVPVKTTSVPHIAIAEQKEDVQITHDPEEHSDVPLASPTVPKLPTESPSSIPSSKDTTLEPKLHPKQALAVTTLLTSHPEKKATSTTVSPHSEPEGTSATQRIPEDISDMSTLPDQVTPHIHGHVTVGEKYPAAIGKNSSETTGTVSTALRVTSGPEPSEKTTQTKEETEMTTTPSQNILDTITTGAADEKPEPDSAGANSSGNNYIIIIVAVAFCLLCLLAIIAFLYHRRRYRSGSTSFNTAEWAGQVALPDDSGLDRDIEPGSVTVSGDGETRRNTLVTFFGKRQSRVPSVAMEDISGKREREECQQLLDGDASIGSGPEGSEEANGKLPEPTMQSSEETSTPNKPEGSSS; from the coding sequence ATGAAAACCTCAAGATCTCTCCTCCATGGCTACAACAAATCCTTTGGCCTCATTATCCTTTTTACTATGGGCACTGTTTGGGGTACAGACATGCCAACAGTGAAACCTGTCACCACAGTGCATCTACTGGTACCTGTTAAAACTACATCTGTGCCTCACATTGCCATAGCTGAACAAAAGGAGGATGTACAAATCACACATGATCCAGAGGAGCATTCAGATGTCCCATTGGCATCTCCCACAGTGCCCAAGCTACCAACTGAATCACCTTCCAGCATACCCAGCAGCAAGGACACAACCCTAGAGCCCAAACTGCATCCTAAGCAAGCCCTTGCTGTGACCACACTTTTGACCTCACATCCTGAAAAAAAGGCCACTTCCACCACTGTATCACCTCATTCTGAACCAGAAGGCACTTCAGCTACACAAAGAATTCCTGAGGATATTTCCGACATGTCCACTTTACCTGACCAGGTAACCCCCCATATCCATGGCCATGTCACTGTGGGAGAAAAATACCCAGCAGCAATTGGCAAAAATTCCAGTGAAACAACTGGTACTGTCAGCACTGCCTTGAGGGTTACATCTGGGCCAGAACCATCTGAAAAGACAACTCAGACTAAGGAAGAAACAGAGATGACAACCACACCATCACAAAATATATTGGACACCATCACAACCGGTGCTGCGGATGAAAAACCAGAACCTGATTCAGCTGGTGCAAACTCTTCAGGGAACAACTACATCATCATAATCGTGGCAGTagccttttgcctcctgtgtcttctggctatCATTGCTTTTCTGTACCATAGACGCAGATACCGGTCTGGATCTACCAGCTTCAACACAGCAGAGTGGGCAGGGCAGGTGGCATTACCAGATGATTCTGGTTTGGATAGGGACATAGAACCAGGGTCAGTGACTGTCTCAGGGGATGGAGAGACAAGGCGTAACACCTTGGTTACATTCTTTGGTAAACGTCAGTCTAGGGTACCCTCAGTAGCCATGGAAGATATCAGtggtaaaagagagagagaggagtgccAGCAGCTGCTTGATGGAGATGCCAGCATAGGCTCTGGTCCAGAAGGATCGGAGGAAGCGAATGGTAAATTACCAGAGCCCACCATGCAGTCTTCTGAGGAGACCTCCACTCCAAACAAACCAGAAGGAAGCTCTTCCTAA